The Rhodohalobacter sp. SW132 DNA segment CTCTCAAAGAGGGGATTTTTATGCCCTTTAATTCATTCGTGAAAATGTAATTACGGACTCAAAAAGAGAGGCCCCTGGCTATTTTCAACCATATATTGGGTTGTAGAACCAAAGGCTGCCCGACGAATAGCAGAAACGGAATGTGCGCCTAGTAGCAGCAAGTCCGGATTCCGTCCCATCTGAAGGTTAAGAAATCGTTCACCGGGCTTTCCTTTTTCCATAACTTTTTTGGAGATGTAATAGAAACCATGCTCTTTCAAATAGGCTTCTGCCTGGCTCAGTATCCTTGATGCCCGGTCCATCTCTTCAATAGAGTCTCCTTCTGAGACAATAATCAACTCTATCTCTATATCCTTGCCATAAGGCAATAGATGGACAAATCCTTTTAGTGTTCTTGCAGCCGGTCCACTTCCGTCGAACGCGATCATAATCCGTTCCACATCACGGTATTCATCTGTTACAATTAATGTCGGAGCATGGCCTTTTTTCACGACTTTCGCCAGTGTCCCAGTGTCCTTTTCAGGTTGATTGTAGAAAAAGCGAGAGTCCTTACCCACAATCAAAAGATCGTGATACTTCATCTCTTCAATAATCAGTTCCGTAGAAGCACCATGCATTTGCACGTCACGATGACGAACACCTGCTTTTTCAACAGCATTTTTGAAATCGTTCAGCAGCTCTTCTGCAACTTTGCGCGTTTCTTCAGCCATTTCAGCCCAAATTGTTTGCCCGGATATTTGTGTGCCGTATCCTCCCACTCCCATAGCGGATTGAAGGTTTGATGTATCCACTACAGCCAGACCGGTAACGCTTGCATCAAATTTTTTTGCAAGACGGATTGCAAATCGTGTGGCAACCGGTGTATCCCCATCAGGGTCAAGTGCAACCAAAATTCGCTTAATCATTGTATTACTCCCTTTTTTTTAAAACCAGTTAATCTATATTGTTCAGACATTCAGAATTCAATGGTTCCCGAAAATCTGTTTGAACTGTTCGTAATACCTGTTTGAAGTGTTAAGATCCTGCATTGTGAAACGGTGGGTATTCTTCTGATCAGCCGATTTGATACATTTCATGATCTCCTTAGACATCTTATCTGCAGATACTTCCCGGATTTCGCTATTCAGATATTTCACCTTCATCGCCAGGTCGGATATCAACGCGCTTTCCCGGCTCTCCAGTAATACGACTCCCCCATGTTCCAAAATTTTTAATGCACCTAACACACCATCATTGCCGCCACCTGACAAAAATATACCCAGTACCCTGTCTCCATATTCCTGAACTGCGGAACGAAGCAGAACATCAATTGACGGCCTGCATTTATGTTCCCTTGGGCCTTTGTGTAACATGATACGTTTTCGACCACCTTCATTTTTAATCACGGTGTGAAAACCACCCGGGGCTACATAAACAGTACCGGGTTCCAATACAACGTCATTTTTTGCCTCTTCTACTGTGAGCCTGGTAATTCCATTCAGATCATTTGAAAAGCACTGTGTATAAATCTTTGGCATATGCTGAACAATGATGACAGGTACGGAAAGGTTCTCCGGTAATGCCGCAAGGATTTGGTAAATCGACGAAACACCGCCCATACAACTTCCGATCACAACCAATTCGATACTAACCGGATTCATGTGTCCCACGTCTTTGAAAAACTCTTTCGAAACCTTTCGATCAGAGATATTTGTTAAAACACTGCCGTTTTTTCCATTAAATTTCGGAATGGATTTCAGCAGGGAAATTACACGTTTATGAAAGTGCCTGTCTGCCAGAATTAATCCCCTGTTCTTTTCTGGTTTCGTGATGTAATCAATCGCCCCGTTTTTCAATCCCTGCAGCGCAACTTTGGCTCCATCTTCATTGAGTAATGTCAACAGAACGATATGAAGATCAGGAAATGCATTTCGGAGTTGATAAAAGAGTTTCATTTTATCAGAATCTGTGCGATCCACTCCAAGAAATAAAAGGTCGGGTTGGTTATCTTTAATTTTCGATTCCACCCATTCAAAACTGGAATTACCGGTTGAGTCTGATACCATAACTCCCTTTTCCTTTTGCAGCATGCTCGACAAAATGCGTCGCATCAACACGTTGGAATCTATAATGAGTGCTGTGATATTTTGTGATCTCTTTTCCACTTTTTTTGTCCGGTATATGAGAATGGAGAACTGTTATATAATATATTTAAATTCGCAGCCATTACTAGTATACTTTGTTCCTTACATGAAGTAATCTATTCATGATTTCATATGTAATGAAAAACATTACATAAATTTTGAAAAACGTTACATAAATCACTTATTTATTCAGGAATTCGAATCATTCATTTTCTTTATTTGAAGATCTGCAAAATGATTTAACCCATCTTCTTTGATTGGAATCGTCCCTTTATTATCACCTGAAACCAGCTTCTTCCCATCAACTTCCCCAACCAACAAACCGGTTTCGAGTCCATCCGGATTTTTGACACGAATTCGGTATTCCGTCTTGCCATCATCAACCTTCAGATGAATTTCAAACTCTTTCCATTCAGAGGAGACAGAGGGCTTCAGAATGATCGAATCATCTTCATAGCTAAAACCCAGAATTGATTCCAGGCCAATCCGGTAGAACCAGGCACCTGACCCGGTATACCAGCTCCAGCCTCCCATTCCGGTCAGCGGCGGTTCACCGTATACATCAGCGGAAATTACGTACGGCTCAACCTTGAATCTCTGAACCCCTTCCGGGTTTGAGGTATGATTTACAGGATTGATCATGTTCAGATACCGCACGGCTTTTTCGCCCATTCCCTTTTCCGCCATCGCTTTTATCAGCCAGAGCGCCGCGTGTGTATACTGCCCGCCATTTTCCCTCACACCGGGAATGTACCCTTTGATATACCCTGGATTTTTCTCAGTTGCATCAAACGGAGGTGTGAGCAGACGGATAATGCGATCCTGTTCCGATACAAGATATTTTTCTGCTGACAAAAGTGCCGTTTCTGCTTTGGATGATTCAGCCGCCCCGGTAATGACCGCCCAGGCCTGGGAGATCGCATCAATCCGGCACTCTTCATTTTCAAACGATCCCAGCGTAGTACCGTCATCATAAAATGCACGCAGATACCATTCGCCATCCCACCCTTTGGTGTTTAACTGCGTCCTGAGTTTTTCTGCTGTTTGCTTGTATCGATCGGCTCTTTCAGAATCGTTACGCTTCCGGGCATACTCCGTAAACCGGTTCAGAATTCCATAAATAAAGAATCCAAGCCAGACACTTTCCCCTTTCCCTTGCTCGCCCACCCGATTCATACCGTCATTCCAGTCACCCGCGCCGATCAGTGGCAGACCGTTTTTCCCGAATTTCAACGAAATGTCGATTGCCCGGCAGCAATGCTCATACACTGTATCAAACTCATTAAGCTTTTCCGGGTTCAGGTATACTTCATGTTCATAATCCTCCAGTTTACGGGCTGTAATCCAGGGGGCTTTTTCATCAAAAATAGATTTATCACCGGTAGACCGAATATAAAAATCGGTCACATACGCCAGCCAGAGCCGGTCGTCAGATATTTTGGAACGAATTCCGCGTCCGGTTGGAGGATGCCACCAATGCAGCACGTCGCCCTCTTTGAACTGTTTTTCGGCATGCAGCAAAATCTGTTTTTTTGTGATCTCAGGATCCACGTAAAGTGCTGCAGCAGAATCCTGTAACTGATCTCTGTAGCCGTATGCCCCGCCGGCCTGGTAGTATGCTGTTCTGGCCCACATTCTGCAGGATAAATTCTGATACATCAGCCAGCCGTTCATCAGCAGGTCAAGCGATTTGTCGGGTGTGGTGATGGTGATTTTGCCCAGTTTTGACTTCCAGAACTGCTGAATATTGTCCAGGCTGTTCCGCGCAGATTTTTGATCTCCGTATTTCCGGATCAGGGCCTGAGCTTCATTATCCGTTTCCGTTTCCCCTTCAATAAAAATAAGTTCCCTGCTTTCACCCGGCTCAAGAGTCAGTGTGACCTGGAAAGCCGCACATGGATCAGTACCCGGATCGGTTTCAACAGCCAGTTTTGTACTCATGGCAACTGCGCCGGGTTCAGTCAGGGACCGATTACGTCCGATGAATTCCTTCCTGTTTGTTGTAAAATTAAGCTCATCCGATTCTTCAATCCCAGCCACTGCTGAAAAGGAAACTCGTCCTGCAAATTCATTATTGTAATGATTCCGGGCTAAAATTGTCGACCCGCCATCCAGTACATCCTGTATCACGGTGCGGGATGCCCGGTTTCTGCTCACGCCAAGTACCCGTTCCGTATACCTGAATACCGACAGGTTCCTCTCAGTACCACCGCTATTATGAATTCTGATGATAGAAATTTTAACCGGATCGTTTTCATCCACGAACTGAATCAATTCATGGTCCAGCCCGTCAAATGCGTGATCATATTGAGTAAACCCAAATCCATGCACGATCTTGTATGGCGTGCTTCCGGGAGCCGGGCCGGGCGTGGGAGACCAGAACAGTTTGTTTTCTTCATCCCGGATATAGAACGCTTCTGAATGAGAGTCGGAAACAGGATCGTTTGACCAACCCGTAAGTTTATTTTCCCTGCTGTTTTCACTCCACGTGTACCCCGCTCCTTTCTCCGTGGCGATGAATCCTACGCTGGGATTGGATATTACGTTGATCCATGGCGCCGGCGGGAACATCAGATTGCCCGTTTCAGGGTTTGGATTTATCAATATGTGATACTCATCACCAGACTCCGAAAACCCTCCGTAACCGTTAAAAAATTGCAGGTTCTCCGGTTTATCCCAGCCCTCTTTTTCTGATTGATTTTTTATCGTTTCAGGCAACCTGTACCGATCTGATTCGCCGTTTAACAGCCACGATTCGGTCTCTTTTTCTCGCCTTAACCTGGAGAGATCCGGAAGTGTGTTTTCGAATACGGCGTGAGCTACAGTCAGGATCAGGGTAAGATCCTCAGACGGCATTTTATCAGACCGATGAAGGAAAACTCCTGCCCTCTTGTGGATCATATCCCGTTCAGGTGAATTTTGAATCGCCTGCATAATTGCCTCCTGAATCTCATCGATATAGCCCGGAGCATGATCGTTAATAACCAGAAGTTCTGTTTCCACGCCTTTCAGCCGCCAGAAATTGTGTGCTTTCAGCAGAGTTTTCACACTTTTAATCTGATCCATCTCCTGAATTCTGAACACAATCAGCGGAAAATCACCGGAGATTCCGTAAGCCCAAAGCTCGTGCTGCTTCCCACGGTTTTCCCTTAGTTTGTGCTCACCAGACCTGAAGCCTTTATCTGAGTAGAGAACATAAGAAGCGAGTTTTTGATAGTTGTGTGCCTCTTTTGATGTAAGCCCCAGGTGATTCAGTTCCACGGAGCTGTATACCAGTGCCAGGTCGAAAGCACGATCAGCCGCATGCAGGTTGTCATAGGTATCAGCCAGCCGCTCAGCTTCCTCTCTCGTATCTGCGTAACCAAGACCAAAAATCAGCTCTTTCTTTTCACCGGGACCCAGTTTCACGGTTTTGTGAAGACTCACAATCGGGTCGGATATATTTCCAAGTGACCCGGATAAACTACTTCCGGGATCCATTGCCGCCGGATTACTGAGCGACCTTCCCCGACCGATAAAAACGGACCGGTCTGTTTCGAACTGAAGCGGTTCTGTGAGATTGTCCTGTTCATCTCCCGCGAATGTATGGATCATCCAGAGTGATTTTTCCTCCTCACTTCTTGGCCTACGTTTTACCAGAATGGAATGATGCTCGGCAAGATAATCGGTCTGCACAAAGAGTTTTGAAAAAGCCGGATGGGAGTTGTGATCTTCAGCTCTATTCAGCACCACCTCTGCATAGCTGGTCAGTTCGAGAGTCCGTTCTTCCCGGCTATAGTTGGTGAGGGTCAGTTTCCTCAGTTCCATGGGATCATCTGGCGAAACAGCCACTGTAGTGGTTGTCTCAATCCAGTCATCCACCCTTGATGTAACAATTTTGCCATTGTGAAACCAGGTATCGTACCGGTCGGGTTTTCTCTTTACGGGTTGATGCATGGACGACCAGAACTTTCCGCTCTGGGGATCCCTGATATAGAAAAAGAAGCCAAGTGGGTCCATTGTAGGATCGGCATCCCATCCGGTAAGCGAAATTCCGTGAGCTTTTGATGTTCCGGTGCCCGCATGAGTCAGGCACGAAGAATATTCACCATTCGACAACAGGTGAACCCTTGGCGGGGAAATATCCAGTTCGTTTAAACCCGCATGTTCCACAACATGCTCCACCACCTGCTGTTCTCCCGGTTCTAACTCCACATCAATCGGATGCGGTTCTTTGATCGGCACGCCTCTCGGAATTTTTTCTTGTAGGATCAGCTCACAACCTTGGATACGGGGATCTTCATGAAACCAGTTCTGGACTTCCCAGTCATTTAAAACATTTTCAATGGCAAGAAGACTCATTCCATGATGATGAACCATATACGTTTTCACCCACTTGAACGTATCCTTTTCACCCATCCGGCTGGGAGTATAATCCACCGCATCATAAAAACCATGTAAACCAAATCCCCCAAGTTTTTCAAGTCTTTTGAGATTCTCAAGAGATGAAGCCGGATCTACCATCAGAGAAAGCATCGAGGCATAGGGCGCCACAACATACTCCTCGGCAAGACCGCGCCGCAGCCCCAGCCCAGGGGCGCCGAAAGCGCGGTACTGGTAGTGCATATCCATATTCAAAAAATAGTATGCGCTCTCAGATTGTCCCCACGGCCGGTTTCTCTTTACCCCATACTCTTTCTGCCAGCGAATTACATTCTCGCCTGTATGGTTGAGCAGCGTATCCGGATAGGTTTTCATAAATAGCAACGGCATCAGGTATTCAAACATCGTTCCGCCCCAGGAGAGAAGAATTTCATTGCTGCTAAGGCTTGTGAGCCTGCGGCTAAGCCTGAACCAATGTTCCACGGTAATATCTCCCTTGGCAATAGCAATATAGGATGCAATCCGGGCCTCGCTGGCAAGAAGGTCATACGTACCCAGATCGAGCTGAGCTTTTTCAACATTGTATCCAATTGTGAAGAGCCCCCGCTTTTTCAGATATAAAAATGAAAAATCCATCTCATCAACAAACCTGCCGGATTTTTCTACAATATCCCAGGAAAGGTATTTCCACTTATTGACAAGTGCAGAAACCTGTGGCTTCAATGAGCCATTTTTCTCAAGTTCAATAAGCTCATCCGGTGAATATTTCTCCGTATCAATTTCCCCAAATTCGATTAATGCTTTCTGTTCATAAATCGCTTGTTCAATAAGTCGCAAGGGCCGATCCTGCCAAAACAGAAGATCCTGCATCATCGCGTCATCCAGTTTACTGCCAAGCGGCAGCAGGTCTATTGCCGACAGATCAGCTGCCAGGCTTTTCAACGTTTTCAGACATTCAAGAGATTGAGCGGGGTTCTCATTTTTACGATTTTTCAGCTCCTTCAGCATTAAATCGCATTTCAGGTTCACTTGTTCTTTAAAATGGACTGGCAGCAAATCTTCATCCCAGGATCCATTCAAAACATCCTGAACCGTGATGACAGTGTCTGTCAACCCATCCCATATATTCTGATTAACACCTCTGCTTCTCATCGTTTTGCTTATTGACTCCCGAATGGATATCAGTCCCGCAGCAAGGTTTCCGGAATCCACAGTTGAGATATATTTCGGATGAAGTACCTCTCCCAGGCGAGTTTCGTACCAGTTGTAGAAATGTCCTTCATACCGCTCCAGCTGTTCCATGGAATTCAGAGTAAACCAAACTCTTTCGAGAAGTTCGCTCAGAGTAATATATCCCCTGTTGTAGGCCACCTGAGTTGAAACCAGGGCAAGTCCGATATTTGTGGGCGATGTTCGTTCGGCAATGGGTGTGTTCGGCTTTTCCTGGTAGTTATCGGGAGGTAGCCAGAAATGCTCTTCATTCACAAAACGCTCAAAATAGAACCATGTTCGCCGGGCATATTTCCGCAGCTCCATTTTCTCTTTTTCTGATAGTGTATATTCCTTTTTTTGGACCGGTTTGCTGATGAACCAGAGCCAGAAAGGAGCGCCTGCCCAAATCACAAAAAACGGAAACACAATCCAAAGATATTGAGGTGCCGTAAATATCGATGCTAAAAGAACGGAGAATCCAACAATAACCGAAAAGAACTGCCCGCGGATGTAGGCAATAAAAGAGTTCGGAGTTGTTGATTCGGCATGTGATGCAGTTGTCCACTCAAGCAGAGATTTCCTGCTGAATTTCAGGCGATAGAGCGTTCGAATAACCGCATCGAGTTGAACAACCGCCTGGTGCGGAAGAATCATCAAAACACATAGTGCCTGCAGGGAGTTGATTTTTAAATTGGCTCTGACTTTATCAACATAGAGTTTCCATTTCACCCGGGCGGGCCGGTTCAAAATATCACTATAGAGGCTGATGTAGATCGGAAAAGCGAGGATACCAAATGCTGCGGCTGTCCAGATCCAGGCGGCACCCGGTAGCAAGAACCATCCGGCAATAAAAAAGATTGTTAAAAAAAAAGGATTCAGGGATCGGCGAAGATTGTCGAAAATCTTCCATTTTGAAAGCAGGTTGATCGTATTGTTCTCTTTTCCTCCCTTAAGCGGAACTTGCGGAAAAAGCCATGCGGCAATCTGCCAGTCGCCCCGGATCCACCTGTGATTTCGTTTACTGAAGCTTACATACGTGGATGGATATTCGTCAAACAGCTCAATATCTGTGGCAAGGCCGGTTCTAAGGTATGTGCTCTCAATCAGATCGTGGGAAAGTATCCGGTTCTCGGGAAACCGGCCATCCAGAACCGCATGAAAAGCTTCCACATCGTAAATTCCTTTTCCGGTAAAAATCGCCTCTCCGGCCAGATCCTGGTAGATATCAGAAACGGCAGTGGAATAAGGGTCCAGCCCAACGTTGCCGGAAAAAATCCTTGAAAACCATGTTTTCCTTGACGACTCCGGCGGGATCGATATTCGGGGCTGAATGATTCCGTACCCATTCGTGATCCGCTTTTCTTCTGAATCGTACCGTGCACGGTTTAGCGGGTGTGCAATGGTGCGGACCAGGTTCCGGGCGCTGTCAGGCGGAAGCTTGGTATCCGAATCGAGGGTGATGACAAACTTTACCGGAAGCATGCCAATCGACTCTTTAAAATCCCCGCCTATATGTGTATACGTGGTTTCTGCAGCAGGATCGAAGAGCAGGCGATTAAACTCCTCAAGTTTGCCGCGTTTTCGCTCCCAGCCCATCCACGCGCCCTCCTGTTCATTCCAAAGCCTTTCTCTGTGCAGAAAAAAGAACTTATCTCCATAATTCGAGCGGTATTTTTTATTTAGCGCCTCTATTGCTTCATATGCAGCATTCAGAATCGCTTTGTCGGATTCCATTTCTTTTTTCGGAGAGTCGATAAAATCAGATAAAAGGATAAACTGAAAGGCCGGATCGGGATTGGCCAGCGATCGTATTTCAAGGTTTTCAATCTGCCGGTGTACATCCTGCGGAGATGTAAACAGTGTTGGAACCACTACAAGTGTTCTGGATTCTTCCGGAATTCCCTCTTTGTAATCCATTTTTGGTAAAATTCTTGGAGGCAGAAGGAATGCAAGAAACCGGTTTACACCCGATACAGACAAATCCAAGGCGGGAAAAAGGGCAACTGCAAGCACGAGCGCTGCGATCAGTGTTGAATTACTCATCGAGCCGGTGGCCACCCACAGAATCATCATCAAAATAATTGTTGAGAGAAAAACCATCATAACGTACCACGCTGTATTTCTCTCCAGCAGTCCGCGTACTTTCTCACGGAACGACATGCGGTATCCAAGTTTTTTAGCCAGTTCCGGGTAACCTTCACCTTTCAGGTAAAAGCCTACATGCTGGCGGGCAAACGAGGTGTTACCAAGCGGATCATCATCTTTTTGCTCATCATCCGCTTCCTCCACCATCAGCAGTACCTGCTCGGCAATCTCCCGCTCACCGTAATCCGTCCTTCGGCTGAGCCCCTCAACCACCCGCCGATAACTGTCGCGTGTCTGAAAATCCATCTCTGAATAGATCGCTGCCGGATCAAGACGCAGGATTTTGTCTACTACGGAGCACTCTTCAACAAAATCCGACCAGTCCGTTTCTGAAGATTGTCTCAGTGAATTGACCGCATTCTGGATACTGACCTGCAGCCTCGATTGCTTTTGAGCCTCAATTCGCATCGCCTCCTCGAGGGTCATATCGTACTGACGAAATCTGAAAGTTAACCATCGCTTCTGCTCATCCCACAAACGGCCTCTGTTTTGAAGCTGATTATAGATCTCGACCAGCTGCAACGGTTCGCCGTTACCTGAGTTTGCGGAAAGCCACTCCGATACTACATTTGAGAAAACACCCGGTTCTTCCTGCCGCTCTTCATCAAGGTTAGAGAGAAGATCATTTACTTCCGTTCTGACACTTTTACGATAGAGAATCCGGGAAGCTTTTTGGGCCAGTTTTTCAATCAGGATAAAACGAATCATAATCGGAATCGCCCATAATTCTCCCTGCATAAGTGTCCGGCCTTCCTGGTACTTTTGCACATAGTGAGTCAGCACATCCATATCGACAATATTGTCGGTATGATTCATCAGGTTCAAAACCAGCTCATACACCTTCGGCAGACCTTTAAACTCCCCATCCTTAAACAGCGGAATGCTCTTTTGATACTCTTTGGGAAAATCGATTCCGATTTGAACAATCTGCTCCTGTATGATATAGAAATTGTCAATCAACCATTCGGCAGCAGGTGAGATCTCTTTATTTGATTTTGCCAGTTTTGACAGTTCCCTGTACGATTCTTCAAGTACCTGCCTGGATTCTTCCAAAACCGGCTTTATCGGCCTGTGTTGGTTCCCATTTTCCAGGGAAAGATGATTTTCAGCCAGTTTATCGGCACTCTTCTTTAAAAAACCGATATTAAATGAAACCCCGGGATTTTCTCTCATCTGATTTCAATTATAAAAGTTATGGGATAATCTACTTTAATATCTCAAACAAGAATGACTTATCTGTTAAAGTTTTCTTGACAACAGGTGCAGGGAAAACCTTACAATTTTTTGTAGAGATGAGATATCATCGGAAAGCATATGTTTAAAATTTTTGGAAGATACTTTAAGATCTGTAACTCTTACTGCGATCCATTGGAGTTATGCTCTCTGTCAACATGAAATCAAAAGAGTAAAACTTGTTATCTGCGTGGTTTCTGATAGCATTTTGATCCTTATTTTAGAATTACTATGAAAAAGAAAATCATCGCGCTATCCGTTCATCTTTTCACAGCCATTGGTGCCGTGCTGGCATTCTGGGCACTTCTATTGATCGTCCGGGGTGAGCTCCGGTACTCCCTTTTTGTAATGGCACTTGCCGTTATCGTGGATTCGCTCGATGGTACTCTCGCCAGGCAAGCTGGTGTAACCACTCATACACCAGATATCGACGGTGCACTGATGGATAATATCACCGATTACCTGAACTGGGTGTTCTTACCCGTTTTCTGGGCCTATTCGTTTCTTGATCTCCATTTCCTGGCGGGTGCAATAGTTTTGATATCAAGCCTTTTTGGCTTCAGTCACAAACAGGCCAAAACCGACGACAACTTTTTCAGGGGATTCCCCTCCTACTGGAATTTAGTAATCCTCTACCTCTACATCCTCGGTGCTAATGCCTGGATCTCTCTGACCGTCATGCTTTTTTTCGCTGTTCTGGTCCTGGTTCCGGTAGAATTTATCTATCCGAGCCGGACCCGGGAATGGCGGAAAACGACCATCGTACTCTCCATCCCGTTTGCCATTATGATATTCCTCATGCTCTACTACCTGAGAGAAACCCCTCTTTGGCTCACGCTGACTTCGTTTTACTACCCGGTTTATTATGTGATCATTTCGATTTTAGCGGGTAACGATGACGGGTAACCGCAAAGGTCACGAAGGTTTTCACTAAGGTCATAAGGAGTTGAGTATGGAAAATTTCATTTATTCTTCATCGTGACCCGTTGTGCTACCCTTTGTGTCCATAGTGGTTAAACCACGAAGGAATCGAAGGGATTCACTAAGGTCACAAGGAGTTGAGTATGGAAAAATTCATTCATCCTACATCGTGACCCGTTGTGCTACCCTTTGTGTCCATAGTGGTTAAACCACGAAGGAATCGAAGGGATTCACTAAGGCCACAAGGAGTTGAGTATGGAAAAATTCATTCATCCTACATCGTGACCCGTTGTGCTACCCTTTGTGTCCGTAGTGGTTAAACCACGAAGGTCTCAATATCAGGTATTTCCCTACATCAAATTTATCCATTCTACTACCACCCAAACGCAGCAGATTCCGTAGTTTTATTAAGCTTCATACCAGACACCTTTTATCATTTCTATGATGAAGAAAGTCATTTTCTACACCATTTTCGCAATTGGTTTTCTTGCTGCCTGCACCTCACCCGCAGAGATTTTTGAAAATGAGGTTGCCCAGTTCATGTCCGCTGAGGCTTTGGAAAATGAGTTTATATCAGAGGACAAACTTGCTGAGCTGCCCGAACCGGTGCAGCATTATTTCTACTACTCAGGATTTCTCAATCAGCCATTATCCGGCATCACAGAAATTCTCTGGGCCGACACCAAAATAAAACTCGGGCCGGATCAGGCGTGGAGAGATCTTGAGACCCGTCAGTATAACTTCACGGAGAGCGGATCAAGGCTGGCATACATGAATGCGCGGATGGCCGGGGTGATCCCTTTTGAGGGACGGGACAAATATCACAACGGGCAGGGACATATGCTCGGTACGCTGGGTCGGCTGATAAAAGTATTCGATAATCACAGCCGGGAAGTAACCCTCGGCGGGGCAGTGATTCTGCTTGCAGAGGCACTCCTGGAGCCGTCCATTGCCCTTCAGGAGTACATCACATGGGAACCCATTGATGAACATACTGCCGGGGCTACGCTGCATCATGGTGACATCACCGTAAGCGGCATCTTCCGCTTTAACGAGGCGGGAGAATTTATCCGGTTCGAAAGCAGTGATCGTCCTTATGAAATAAGCAGCGGCGTGTATGAACCAAAACCGTTCAGTATCGATCTGGAAGAATATCATGAGGCTGATGGCCTGAAAATTGCCGGACGGGTATATGCAACCTGGCATCTTGAAGATGGGGATTTTATATACTGGGATGGAAAAATTACGGGGTTGAGAAGAAATGTAAAGCTATGAGTTTGATTATGAATATTTCAAGGAGTGACACTCTTTTGATTCTACTCTTTGAATACATTCTTTGTATTACTTCTATCAGATTACAAGTACATTTTTTTAGTTGCCTTTTATGTGGAGATTTCTCGACTCCGTTCCGGAAAAACACC contains these protein-coding regions:
- a CDS encoding chemotaxis protein CheB, producing the protein MEKRSQNITALIIDSNVLMRRILSSMLQKEKGVMVSDSTGNSSFEWVESKIKDNQPDLLFLGVDRTDSDKMKLFYQLRNAFPDLHIVLLTLLNEDGAKVALQGLKNGAIDYITKPEKNRGLILADRHFHKRVISLLKSIPKFNGKNGSVLTNISDRKVSKEFFKDVGHMNPVSIELVVIGSCMGGVSSIYQILAALPENLSVPVIIVQHMPKIYTQCFSNDLNGITRLTVEEAKNDVVLEPGTVYVAPGGFHTVIKNEGGRKRIMLHKGPREHKCRPSIDVLLRSAVQEYGDRVLGIFLSGGGNDGVLGALKILEHGGVVLLESRESALISDLAMKVKYLNSEIREVSADKMSKEIMKCIKSADQKNTHRFTMQDLNTSNRYYEQFKQIFGNH
- a CDS encoding universal stress protein, which produces MIKRILVALDPDGDTPVATRFAIRLAKKFDASVTGLAVVDTSNLQSAMGVGGYGTQISGQTIWAEMAEETRKVAEELLNDFKNAVEKAGVRHRDVQMHGASTELIIEEMKYHDLLIVGKDSRFFYNQPEKDTGTLAKVVKKGHAPTLIVTDEYRDVERIMIAFDGSGPAARTLKGFVHLLPYGKDIEIELIIVSEGDSIEEMDRASRILSQAEAYLKEHGFYYISKKVMEKGKPGERFLNLQMGRNPDLLLLGAHSVSAIRRAAFGSTTQYMVENSQGPLFLSP